Proteins encoded together in one bacterium window:
- a CDS encoding N-acetyltransferase, with product MKVPPPCKVSQEEIVFQASEIEALLQPPPMQLKPFDPCWITLKGKDMVIREAKPEEIDLLCDYLRQILDSPQFAEGKDYYDIVSARIYAELLGVKRKRLKDPYTFVGCVDGELVAFCNGRLFDEDINISLHTMALARGMRAGAVMYYAKCEYCFEQLEQQEFWATYESINGLKRWGLGMCQPSYPWPDMQHELGGAKIFYITREYWDARVKNYLADMVGAEIKRPVPDDLMEKNDTLKLPQGVNI from the coding sequence ATGAAGGTACCGCCTCCCTGCAAGGTATCCCAGGAAGAGATCGTCTTCCAGGCCTCGGAGATCGAAGCCCTGCTCCAGCCCCCGCCGATGCAGCTCAAACCTTTCGATCCCTGCTGGATCACGCTGAAAGGCAAGGACATGGTTATCCGCGAGGCCAAACCGGAGGAGATCGATCTGCTCTGCGATTATCTGCGCCAGATCCTCGACAGCCCCCAGTTCGCGGAAGGAAAGGATTATTACGACATCGTCAGCGCCCGGATCTACGCGGAGCTGCTGGGCGTCAAGCGCAAGCGCCTCAAGGATCCCTATACCTTCGTGGGCTGCGTCGACGGCGAACTGGTCGCGTTCTGCAACGGCCGGCTCTTCGACGAAGACATCAACATCTCCCTGCATACCATGGCCCTGGCCCGGGGGATGAGGGCGGGCGCGGTCATGTACTACGCCAAATGCGAATACTGCTTCGAGCAACTCGAACAGCAGGAGTTCTGGGCCACCTACGAGAGCATCAACGGGCTCAAGCGCTGGGGGCTGGGAATGTGCCAGCCTTCCTACCCGTGGCCGGATATGCAGCACGAACTGGGCGGCGCCAAAATCTTCTACATCACCCGCGAGTATTGGGATGCCCGGGTCAAGAACTACCTGGCCGACATGGTCGGAGCCGAGATCAAGCGCCCGGTCCCGGACGACTTGATGGAGAAAAACGACACCCTCAAGCTTCCCCAGGGAGTAAACATCTGA
- a CDS encoding molybdopterin-guanine dinucleotide biosynthesis protein MobB produces the protein MKFLAVSGGDALSREATIVALVGGFSRKGWRVGVVSHRILGSGDEAGGAPRNYAAAGAVQVLASRGREIVPPQKIAGLTPLRRAAARYFNAVDLLISEGYLDPVPRVVVQDARGKSPLLFRKDPSVVAEVGKERGGDGGPPVFEPGEPEALVEFLAKVLADAT, from the coding sequence GTGAAGTTCCTGGCGGTATCGGGGGGGGACGCTCTCTCCCGCGAAGCGACGATCGTCGCGCTCGTCGGCGGTTTCAGCCGGAAAGGATGGCGGGTGGGAGTGGTCTCGCACCGGATTCTGGGGTCCGGGGACGAAGCCGGCGGGGCGCCTCGGAACTATGCGGCGGCGGGGGCGGTCCAGGTTCTGGCCAGCCGGGGACGGGAAATCGTCCCTCCCCAGAAGATCGCGGGCCTCACCCCGCTGCGCCGGGCGGCGGCCCGCTATTTCAACGCCGTCGACCTCCTCATCTCCGAAGGGTATCTCGACCCGGTCCCCCGGGTGGTCGTCCAGGACGCGCGGGGAAAATCCCCCCTGCTTTTCCGCAAAGACCCTTCGGTCGTGGCCGAAGTGGGGAAGGAGAGGGGAGGTGACGGGGGGCCGCCGGTATTCGAACCGGGGGAGCCGGAAGCCCTGGTCGAATTTCTTGCCAAGGTTCTGGCGGACGCAACCTGA
- a CDS encoding NYN domain-containing protein codes for MENERIDWEEQGYGRTEPRGAGPRFGARLPQFGQRAQRLAVFVDVQNLFYSARNLYDSKINFDKLRDFIVSRRRLVRLVAYIVQKEGVDQTAFIDALRRFGYETKIKILRERPDGTARGDWDMGLAIDAVAVAPRVDAVALVTGDGDFIPLVEYLKSGGCRVEIFSFDRSTAGELKAASDQYIAIDQSLLIKDARKPVVDYEAPGGGGYEREDEDLLPEDMS; via the coding sequence ATGGAAAACGAACGGATCGATTGGGAAGAGCAGGGATACGGGAGAACCGAACCCAGGGGCGCGGGGCCGCGCTTCGGCGCCCGGCTTCCGCAGTTCGGGCAGAGAGCGCAGCGCCTGGCCGTCTTCGTCGACGTCCAGAACCTCTTTTACTCGGCGCGCAACCTCTACGACTCCAAGATCAATTTCGACAAGCTCCGGGATTTCATCGTGTCCCGGAGGCGCCTGGTGCGCCTGGTCGCCTACATCGTGCAGAAGGAAGGGGTGGATCAGACGGCCTTTATCGACGCCCTCCGGCGCTTCGGCTACGAAACCAAGATCAAGATCCTGCGCGAGCGTCCCGACGGGACCGCCCGGGGCGATTGGGACATGGGCCTGGCGATCGACGCCGTCGCCGTGGCGCCCCGCGTCGACGCCGTCGCGCTGGTGACGGGGGACGGCGATTTCATTCCCCTGGTCGAATACCTCAAGAGCGGCGGGTGCCGGGTGGAGATCTTCTCCTTCGACCGCAGCACGGCCGGGGAGCTGAAAGCCGCTTCCGATCAGTATATCGCCATCGACCAGTCGCTGCTTATAAAGGATGCGAGAAAACCCGTGGTAGACTATGAGGCTCCAGGGGGCGGGGGGTATGAAAGGGAGGATGAGGATCTTCTTCCGGAGGATATGAGCTGA
- a CDS encoding alpha-amylase family glycosyl hydrolase, with amino-acid sequence MTPMNGDATGRGLTSAGRRPGGGAGGGFEAEFHISRRARERYGFSALLYALDGNAVISDQDAVREIVAEINARRPGENAVRAGDVNAIGLIDEIWHYMVRFYRRAKRPGTLGTLEKHLERTLGAGALDGLRLAFVEEFPGSSVVRGGESPQAYLAGKTAGQLNRRRILEEMLMLGLANRNPAFSVVAEFFDESPLENREGYRRLMDEFRAFFRTQPGFGRGNKDLVSFLVEPIVAAPHSLSDQLEYIYRHWGEYLNEELLGRLLVGRDIIREEEKERRDAGGGPGGAAETAGAGLPLPGGGAARGYPEDYEAFSPDLDWMPRVVLMVKNIHVWLDQLSRKYGRRLSRLDHVPDEELDLLRDRGFTALWLIGIWEKSRVSRTIKQTCGNPDAGASAYSLYDYAIAGALGGEEALRNLKSRAIRRGVRMASDMVPNHTGIYSRWVVEHPDWFVQLRVPPFPGYGFNGPNLSEDPRISVYIEDGYWTRTDAAVVFKRVDRLTGDVRYLYHGNDGTNMPWNDTAQLDYLKREVREAVIRTIIHVARSFPIIRFDAAMVLTKKHFQRLWYPPPGSGGDIPSRAGRGLSPAEFNRRFPKEFWREVVDRVAAEVPDTLLLAEAFWLLEGYFVRTLGMHRVYNSAFMNMLKMENNSQYRTLLKDFLEFEPQILKRFVNFMSNPDEATAAEGFGDGDKYFGVCSLMATLPGLPLFGHGQIEGFREKYGMEFLRATQAEPVNRGLVQRHEREIFPLLKKRYLFSDVANFVLYDFFRETGAVDENVFAYSNRHGAERALVLYHNLYADTAGWIRVSAAQAEKRGGRKTGLRQSTLAEGLSLRTGEEDFTLFRELRSGLEYIRSSRELQEKGFFTRLGPYQVKVFADFRVIRDGPERALSALERNLRGRGVPNLDHEIRKLHFGPLHAAFRSLYNRTTVEEMLAAARESRTPDEYGRRAKAILDPVLTALFAAASGYGGGIDEEAVGTSRRALEAIFLLEGDENLPGWTSSRYSRPALRKFLELRRLPGAPPRPLGLLMLWSCLREVIGGGRRNTVEVSRMKKWYLDELVIEFLEELGGDWSAARDDLDLLTIMLAEFTDLRKIKTKNHLYLFAQVFRDDVVRRYLRFNWYADTLWFDRESLSRMVFWLFATSVLEKAAAGAAGEAPRVKGLVLYRAAGRLETLAEAAGFKVKEFIREIARARAPRRRAAAAARKRKRR; translated from the coding sequence ATGACGCCAATGAATGGCGACGCTACTGGAAGAGGGCTCACTAGCGCCGGCCGCCGGCCCGGGGGCGGGGCCGGGGGCGGGTTCGAGGCCGAGTTTCACATCTCCCGCCGGGCGCGGGAGCGCTACGGATTCTCCGCTCTGCTGTACGCCTTGGACGGCAACGCCGTCATCTCCGATCAAGACGCCGTCCGGGAGATCGTGGCCGAGATCAACGCCCGGCGCCCGGGGGAAAACGCGGTCAGGGCGGGGGATGTCAACGCCATCGGCCTGATCGACGAGATCTGGCATTATATGGTCCGGTTCTACCGCCGCGCCAAACGCCCCGGGACCCTGGGCACTCTGGAAAAACACCTGGAACGGACCCTGGGCGCCGGCGCCCTCGACGGGCTGCGGCTCGCCTTCGTCGAAGAGTTCCCGGGGAGTTCTGTCGTTCGGGGGGGGGAATCCCCTCAAGCGTATTTGGCCGGGAAAACCGCCGGGCAGCTCAACCGGCGCCGGATTCTGGAAGAGATGCTGATGCTGGGCCTGGCCAACCGCAATCCGGCTTTTTCGGTAGTGGCCGAGTTCTTCGACGAATCCCCCCTGGAGAACCGGGAAGGCTATCGCCGGTTGATGGATGAATTCCGGGCCTTCTTCAGAACCCAACCCGGATTCGGCAGGGGGAACAAGGACCTGGTTTCTTTCCTGGTCGAACCCATCGTCGCCGCCCCTCATTCGCTTTCGGATCAACTCGAGTATATCTACCGCCACTGGGGCGAATACCTGAATGAAGAACTTCTCGGCCGCCTCCTGGTCGGCCGCGACATTATCCGTGAAGAGGAAAAGGAGCGGCGGGACGCGGGGGGAGGCCCGGGCGGCGCCGCGGAAACCGCCGGGGCCGGACTGCCGCTTCCCGGCGGCGGCGCGGCGCGCGGGTACCCCGAGGACTACGAGGCCTTCAGCCCGGACCTGGATTGGATGCCGCGCGTCGTCCTCATGGTGAAAAACATCCATGTCTGGCTCGACCAACTCTCCCGCAAGTACGGGCGCCGCCTGAGCCGACTCGACCACGTGCCGGACGAGGAACTCGATCTGCTCCGCGACCGCGGGTTCACCGCTCTTTGGCTGATCGGGATCTGGGAGAAGAGCCGCGTATCCCGAACGATCAAACAGACCTGCGGAAATCCCGACGCGGGGGCGTCGGCCTATTCCCTCTACGATTACGCGATCGCCGGCGCCCTGGGCGGCGAAGAAGCCCTCCGGAATCTGAAATCCCGGGCTATCCGACGCGGGGTGCGGATGGCCAGCGACATGGTCCCCAACCACACCGGAATCTACTCGCGGTGGGTGGTGGAACATCCGGATTGGTTCGTGCAGCTGCGGGTTCCCCCCTTTCCCGGATACGGCTTCAACGGGCCCAACCTTTCCGAAGACCCCCGGATCTCGGTTTATATCGAAGACGGCTATTGGACCCGCACCGACGCCGCCGTGGTCTTCAAGCGGGTCGACCGCCTGACGGGGGACGTCCGGTATCTGTACCACGGCAACGACGGCACCAATATGCCCTGGAACGACACCGCCCAGCTCGACTATCTCAAGCGCGAGGTCCGCGAAGCCGTCATCCGCACCATCATCCACGTCGCCCGGTCGTTCCCCATCATCCGGTTCGACGCCGCCATGGTCCTGACCAAGAAACACTTCCAGCGGCTCTGGTACCCGCCCCCGGGCTCGGGAGGGGACATTCCCTCCCGGGCGGGGAGGGGGCTATCGCCCGCGGAATTCAACCGCCGGTTTCCCAAGGAGTTCTGGAGGGAGGTGGTGGACCGGGTGGCGGCCGAGGTTCCGGACACCCTGCTGCTGGCGGAAGCTTTCTGGCTCCTGGAGGGTTACTTCGTCCGCACCCTGGGGATGCACCGGGTCTACAACAGCGCGTTCATGAACATGCTCAAAATGGAGAACAACTCCCAATACCGCACCCTCCTCAAGGATTTCCTGGAGTTCGAACCTCAGATTCTGAAGCGGTTCGTCAACTTCATGTCCAACCCCGACGAGGCCACCGCCGCCGAGGGCTTCGGGGACGGGGACAAATACTTCGGAGTCTGCTCCCTCATGGCCACGCTCCCCGGACTTCCCCTTTTCGGGCACGGCCAGATCGAAGGTTTCCGGGAGAAGTACGGGATGGAATTCCTCAGAGCCACCCAGGCCGAACCCGTCAACCGGGGTCTGGTCCAACGCCACGAGCGGGAGATCTTTCCTCTCCTGAAAAAACGTTACCTGTTCAGCGACGTCGCAAACTTCGTACTCTACGATTTCTTCCGGGAAACCGGCGCGGTCGACGAAAACGTTTTCGCCTATTCCAACCGCCACGGCGCGGAACGGGCGCTGGTCCTCTACCATAACCTCTACGCCGATACCGCGGGGTGGATCCGGGTTTCGGCCGCCCAGGCCGAAAAACGAGGCGGCCGCAAGACCGGGCTCAGGCAGTCGACCCTGGCCGAAGGCCTCTCCCTCAGAACCGGCGAGGAGGATTTCACGCTTTTCCGGGAACTGCGCAGCGGCCTGGAATATATCCGGTCCAGCCGGGAGCTGCAGGAAAAGGGTTTCTTTACCCGCCTCGGGCCCTACCAGGTCAAGGTATTCGCCGACTTCAGGGTCATCCGGGACGGCCCCGAACGGGCCTTGAGCGCCCTGGAACGGAACCTCAGGGGCCGGGGCGTGCCCAACCTCGACCATGAGATCCGCAAGCTTCATTTCGGACCCCTCCACGCCGCTTTCAGGTCCCTCTACAACCGCACAACCGTCGAGGAAATGCTCGCGGCGGCGAGGGAGAGCCGAACCCCCGACGAATACGGCCGCCGGGCGAAGGCGATCCTGGATCCGGTCCTGACCGCTCTCTTCGCGGCCGCCTCCGGCTACGGAGGGGGTATCGACGAAGAAGCGGTCGGAACCAGCCGAAGGGCGCTGGAGGCGATTTTCCTTCTCGAAGGGGACGAGAACCTCCCGGGCTGGACCAGCAGCCGCTACAGCCGCCCCGCCCTCCGGAAATTCCTGGAGCTCCGGCGGCTCCCCGGCGCACCCCCGCGCCCCCTGGGGTTGTTGATGCTCTGGTCCTGTCTGCGCGAAGTGATCGGGGGCGGGCGCCGCAATACCGTCGAAGTATCCCGCATGAAAAAATGGTACCTGGACGAACTGGTGATCGAGTTTCTCGAAGAACTCGGCGGCGACTGGTCCGCGGCCCGCGACGACCTCGACCTGCTCACGATCATGCTGGCCGAATTCACGGATCTGCGGAAGATCAAAACCAAAAACCACCTGTATCTTTTCGCCCAGGTTTTTCGGGACGACGTCGTCCGGCGCTACCTGCGCTTCAACTGGTACGCCGATACCCTCTGGTTCGACCGGGAAAGTCTTTCCCGGATGGTCTTTTGGCTTTTCGCCACCTCCGTCCTGGAAAAAGCGGCGGCGGGAGCCGCGGGTGAAGCTCCGCGGGTGAAGGGGCTGGTTCTTTACCGGGCCGCCGGGAGGCTGGAGACACTGGCCGAAGCCGCCGGGTTCAAGGTCAAGGAATTTATCCGGGAGATCGCCCGGGCCCGGGCGCCGCGGAGGCGCGCCGCCGCGGCTGCCCGAAAACGGAAACGGCGGTGA